The window TGACGATCCTTGCAGCCCTCTTCCTCCCAATCCCTGGCAGGGAAGCCAGTGCGTCCAGCGTCGCGTCGTTGACCGCCAACGGGAACTCCGTCCCCGTCACGCTCCGGAAGCCGTGAGAGAACACGCAGACGTCGACGAACCTGTTCACTTCGGTCTTGTAGGGGAACCCCACAAGGATTGGATACGATCCTATCTGGCGACCGAACGTGCTCCTTCCCTTCGACATCTCCAGGTACACCCTCCTGAGCACGGTCTCCTTCGGAAGGATCCTCGCCAGCATCGGTCTGTCGATGTCCTGACGGACCTCGGACTTGAAGCGCCTGAATTCCTTGTAATGCTTCCTGACCGCGAACCGCCCACGAACGGGGAGGACCTGCCTGATGTTGATTCTCCGCAGCATTAGTCCCTCGTCCAGCAGATCCTTCAAGAACGCGAGATTCTTCGAGAAGGTCTCCTTTCTCTCGCCCTTCAATCCTGAGAGGAGGTTGATCCCTGGAAGGAGGTGCGGGAGCCCGGTGGGGCTTCTCCCCGACCCGACCTCGTTTATGAGCTTGACCGCGGCCTTCGCCTGCTCGGGGTCGGTGTTGAGATTGTTCGCGGCGATGACCTCCGGGTCCGCGCTTTCCACCCCGAATGCGAGAACGTTCCCACCAGTGCAGTACTTCACCAGATGTTGCGCGACCTTCTTCGATTCCTTCGGATGGGTCGCGATCACTGCTGGATCGGCATTGTCCGTATGCAGGACCTGGAGATCTGGTGCGGCTTTCCTTATGCCCTTGAGCAATCCTTCAATCACGCTCGGATCCGGAACGGGTGTCTCCGTTTCCCCCACGCCCTCTGCAAGATAGGAGAACACGCACGACTGTCCCCCGAGACGGAAGTTGCGCACGCCCGCAGTGTGCAGCGCTCTCACCTCTTCGACGATGTCCTCCGCCTCTCGGAACTGGGGCTTGCCGAAAAGGGGTTCGATGCAGAAGGAGCAGCCGCCAGAAAGGTAGCGGACGCACCCCCGCCAGCTGTCAAGTTCTGCGATTAACGGCTGAGGGAAATCGGGGTGGTTCTTGACCACCTCAGAGCCGAGAATCGACCATTGCCTCCACTCTTCCATTCCTCGGTTCCTGTGTTTCACCCTCCCGCCAGAGAGGAGATCATTCACGAATGCGTCCAGGTCCTTCTTGGCGATGATGTCGAAGACGTTCTCAATCCTTCGGTCGTACACGCCGAAGCGCGCAAGCGGGCCGCCAAG is drawn from Candidatus Thermoplasmatota archaeon and contains these coding sequences:
- a CDS encoding radical SAM protein; this translates as MALTVWKLVKVTILDGYVDEPSCLGVPPYISPYPRYVAGAILSSGCEYEYVTIAQLREGRRLSGGVLVLIAGPVVPGRYLRGMPISSREIVSICEAFEGTRILGGPLARFGVYDRRIENVFDIIAKKDLDAFVNDLLSGGRVKHRNRGMEEWRQWSILGSEVVKNHPDFPQPLIAELDSWRGCVRYLSGGCSFCIEPLFGKPQFREAEDIVEEVRALHTAGVRNFRLGGQSCVFSYLAEGVGETETPVPDPSVIEGLLKGIRKAAPDLQVLHTDNADPAVIATHPKESKKVAQHLVKYCTGGNVLAFGVESADPEVIAANNLNTDPEQAKAAVKLINEVGSGRSPTGLPHLLPGINLLSGLKGERKETFSKNLAFLKDLLDEGLMLRRINIRQVLPVRGRFAVRKHYKEFRRFKSEVRQDIDRPMLARILPKETVLRRVYLEMSKGRSTFGRQIGSYPILVGFPYKTEVNRFVDVCVFSHGFRSVTGTEFPLAVNDATLDALASLPGIGRKRAARIVRARPLGSPSQLLEAMDDEAVAAEIARFLKFESE